A single Pseudoxanthomonas sp. DNA region contains:
- a CDS encoding fimbrial protein: protein MIRRALLIAAVVLAWSGQAHAQSATASINLNGRVLAGTCTAQDINFTLPDIRADEVAASQNSIGPIHDVELVLTNCSGVGVVAMTFSGRPHVNDVGLWHNTAPNPAPGVAISLRRKTPDDRIENGTRWAYVVYGSTFRFPMTVSYFRVNNDAPRQGGVAAAITVTLAFQ, encoded by the coding sequence ATGATCCGTCGCGCGTTGCTCATCGCTGCCGTCGTTCTCGCCTGGAGCGGTCAAGCCCATGCCCAGTCCGCCACGGCCTCGATCAATCTCAACGGTCGCGTGCTGGCCGGTACCTGTACGGCCCAGGACATCAATTTCACCTTGCCGGACATCCGCGCTGACGAGGTGGCGGCCAGCCAGAATTCGATAGGTCCGATTCACGACGTCGAGCTCGTGCTGACCAACTGTAGCGGCGTCGGTGTCGTCGCTATGACGTTTTCGGGCCGGCCGCACGTCAATGACGTGGGGCTGTGGCACAACACCGCGCCCAACCCCGCCCCCGGCGTGGCCATATCGCTGCGGCGCAAAACCCCAGACGACCGCATCGAGAACGGCACGCGGTGGGCCTATGTTGTCTACGGCTCCACGTTCCGGTTCCCAATGACCGTTTCGTACTTCAGGGTCAACAACGACGCGCCGCGCCAGGGCGGGGTCGCCGCCGCAATCACCGTCACCCTGGCGTTCCAGT
- a CDS encoding fimbrial protein, translated as MAATLAALFPAVADAQSRIAIQGRVTAGTCSVDDVSVTLPDISLADLPAQPGAFGAHREPAQLLFSGCAGVTGIEMTFRGAANPVDAGRFANEASTGPQDIAVWLVAKGQTIRPGSTHALAVSGADAVFDFHTGYWWVGGSAPSRGDVLANITVEVAYQ; from the coding sequence ATGGCCGCAACGCTGGCGGCGCTCTTTCCCGCGGTGGCCGACGCGCAAAGCCGGATCGCCATACAGGGGCGGGTCACCGCCGGCACTTGCAGCGTCGACGACGTGTCGGTGACGCTGCCGGACATCTCGCTGGCCGATCTGCCTGCGCAGCCTGGCGCGTTCGGTGCGCATCGCGAGCCGGCGCAGCTGCTCTTCTCCGGCTGCGCCGGCGTCACCGGCATCGAGATGACGTTCCGCGGCGCCGCAAACCCTGTGGATGCCGGGCGTTTCGCCAACGAAGCGTCCACTGGCCCGCAGGACATCGCGGTCTGGCTGGTGGCCAAGGGGCAGACGATACGCCCGGGCAGCACCCACGCACTCGCCGTGTCAGGCGCGGACGCGGTGTTCGATTTCCATACCGGGTACTGGTGGGTCGGTGGATCAGCCCCGTCGCGCGGCGACGTGCTGGCCAACATCACCGTGGAGGTCGCGTACCAATGA
- a CDS encoding fimbria/pilus outer membrane usher protein: MIAKNKRSQTTHARPVRRELALAILLITSGLPFADVQASAAGAGEEVEFNSAFLIGAQGVDLERFSRGTSVDPGTYLLDIEVNGTRLARREVTFLAEEGSAQAKPCLTADVLALADLKPSLLAGVAEQADACVDLESRVPGANVDYVVSELNLVLSIPHAALNGSPRGHVPVALLDHGASTAFVNYNLGLRRSQNGTDLSASVNSGMNLGAWRIRHRGAWRHNGEVSSYQRVATYAERALPKWGSRLLIGESSTRGDLFDSVAFTGVDFSNDDRMLPDALRGYAPVVRGNARTDAKVVIRQNGFVVYDIDVAPGPFEIDDLYPTNYSGDLEVTVEEADGGKQKFTVAFSAVPLALRKGSTRFEFVAGQLRDPYLAANDTRFAQASWARGLSNRWTLMGGAQTGRHYAAVVAGGALNTAWGAFGADVTVSRADLLGGQRVGGTSMRLNYQRHIASSGTNFGIAAYRYSTSGYLTLAEAAALNAAGNGIEDLVRARHRVQIDFSQRIGERSTFFARGGYASYWANAGQSSDYQIGFQSGFRSVNYSFTAQRVTDQYGRRDDSVQLSFSLPLGRGERAPLFHGSTQHARDGQLTQLDLNGRAGERLNYHAGVAHDEAGTSYRVGAHYRTSVGDFSAAYANSAGNGQVTASAAGAIVAHRQGINFAPPLGETFAIVQAPGATGARLGSGVSRIAGNGVGIVSQLSPYRWNEVKLDPNGIPLDVELLQTAQRVAPTAGSAVFVHFPTRTDANIFIQASTADGQPLSPFGAQVRDDSGEVVGMVGQGGLIQIRGQLEGRLQVEGEDGSCVLQYAAPAEADADGLRWIEARCEPAGLQSAGLAR; this comes from the coding sequence ATGATCGCCAAGAACAAACGCTCGCAAACTACGCATGCCAGGCCGGTCCGCCGGGAACTGGCGCTGGCGATCCTGCTGATCACGTCCGGGCTGCCTTTCGCCGACGTCCAGGCGAGCGCGGCGGGCGCGGGCGAGGAGGTCGAATTCAACAGCGCGTTCCTGATCGGCGCCCAAGGGGTAGACCTGGAGCGATTCTCCCGCGGCACCTCCGTCGATCCGGGCACCTACTTGCTGGACATCGAAGTCAACGGCACCCGGCTGGCGCGGCGCGAAGTGACGTTCCTCGCCGAAGAGGGTTCGGCGCAGGCCAAGCCTTGCCTGACCGCGGACGTCCTCGCGCTGGCCGACCTCAAGCCTTCGCTGCTGGCGGGCGTCGCCGAGCAGGCCGACGCCTGCGTGGACCTGGAATCGCGGGTGCCGGGCGCGAACGTCGACTACGTGGTGTCCGAGCTCAACCTGGTGCTGAGCATTCCGCATGCCGCGTTGAACGGCTCCCCACGCGGTCACGTGCCGGTCGCGCTGCTCGACCACGGCGCCAGCACCGCGTTCGTCAACTACAACCTCGGCCTGCGCCGGTCGCAGAATGGTACCGATCTGTCGGCCAGCGTGAACAGCGGCATGAATCTGGGTGCCTGGCGGATCCGCCATCGCGGCGCTTGGCGGCACAACGGCGAGGTCTCCAGCTACCAGCGCGTGGCGACCTACGCCGAGCGTGCGCTACCCAAGTGGGGCAGCCGGCTGCTGATCGGCGAGAGCAGCACGCGTGGCGACCTGTTCGACAGCGTCGCGTTCACCGGCGTGGATTTCTCCAACGACGACCGGATGCTGCCGGACGCGCTGCGCGGCTACGCGCCTGTAGTGCGCGGCAATGCGCGCACCGACGCGAAGGTCGTGATCCGCCAGAACGGCTTCGTCGTCTACGACATCGACGTGGCGCCCGGCCCGTTCGAAATCGACGATCTCTACCCCACCAATTACAGCGGCGACCTGGAGGTCACCGTCGAGGAGGCCGACGGCGGCAAACAGAAGTTCACCGTCGCCTTCTCCGCGGTGCCGCTGGCGCTGCGCAAGGGCTCGACCCGCTTCGAGTTCGTCGCCGGCCAGCTGCGCGATCCGTACCTGGCGGCCAACGACACGCGCTTCGCGCAGGCGAGTTGGGCCCGCGGCCTGAGCAACCGCTGGACGCTGATGGGCGGCGCCCAGACCGGACGGCACTACGCCGCGGTGGTCGCCGGCGGCGCGCTCAATACCGCCTGGGGCGCGTTCGGCGCCGACGTGACCGTATCGCGCGCCGACCTGCTCGGCGGTCAGCGCGTCGGCGGCACCAGCATGCGCCTGAACTATCAGCGCCACATCGCCTCCAGTGGCACCAACTTCGGCATCGCCGCCTACCGTTATAGCACCTCGGGCTACCTGACCCTGGCCGAAGCCGCCGCGCTGAACGCGGCCGGCAACGGGATCGAGGACCTGGTCCGCGCGCGCCACCGCGTGCAGATCGATTTCTCCCAGCGCATCGGTGAGCGCTCGACGTTCTTCGCGCGCGGCGGTTACGCGTCGTACTGGGCCAATGCTGGCCAGTCCAGCGATTACCAGATCGGCTTCCAGTCCGGCTTCCGCTCGGTCAACTACAGCTTCACCGCACAGCGCGTGACCGACCAGTACGGCCGGCGCGACGACAGCGTGCAGCTTTCCTTCAGCCTGCCGCTGGGCCGCGGCGAGCGCGCCCCGCTGTTCCACGGCAGCACCCAGCACGCCCGCGACGGGCAACTCACACAGTTGGACCTGAACGGGCGTGCCGGCGAGCGCCTCAACTACCACGCCGGGGTCGCTCATGACGAGGCCGGCACCTCCTATCGGGTCGGCGCGCACTACCGCACCTCGGTGGGCGATTTCAGCGCCGCCTACGCCAACAGCGCGGGCAACGGCCAGGTAACGGCCTCGGCCGCGGGCGCCATCGTCGCCCATCGCCAGGGCATCAACTTCGCGCCGCCGCTGGGCGAAACCTTCGCCATCGTGCAGGCGCCCGGCGCGACCGGCGCACGCCTGGGCAGCGGCGTCAGTCGCATCGCTGGCAACGGCGTCGGCATCGTCAGCCAGCTCTCGCCGTATCGCTGGAACGAGGTGAAGCTGGATCCCAACGGCATCCCGCTCGACGTCGAACTGCTGCAGACCGCGCAGCGCGTCGCGCCCACCGCGGGTTCGGCGGTGTTCGTCCACTTCCCGACCCGCACCGACGCCAACATCTTCATCCAAGCCAGCACCGCCGACGGCCAGCCGCTCTCTCCTTTCGGCGCGCAGGTGCGCGACGACAGCGGAGAGGTCGTGGGCATGGTCGGCCAGGGCGGCCTCATCCAGATCCGCGGCCAGCTCGAAGGCCGGTTGCAGGTCGAGGGCGAGGACGGCAGCTGCGTCCTGCAATACGCCGCGCCAGCCGAAGCCGACGCGGACGGTCTGCGCTGGATTGAGGCCCGCTGCGAACCGGCCGGGCTGCAGAGCGCCGGGCTCGCCCGGTGA
- a CDS encoding peptidase domain-containing ABC transporter translates to MNQADPLFDEALPREATLRKIAPVMQSEMAECGLACLAMVLSAHGKQVPLATLRARHKVSRDGLSLYQLIRIASEYGATARPLSLGMEHLRQLRRPAILFWNNHHFVVLEAVRHDGIEIVDPAIGRRRYGWGEAARYFSGAALELIPGASFTRESAPASAKAQPFSLGALLRANPWIARHLALLAALAILVQLVGVAAPKLFSITVDEVIVKSDTDLLYVLLYVFGAFFAIKFAAASLRVWLESRLRVAVNLDASTGLLAKLLRAPYAFFERRSVADLLRRTQAVDMLHTSLISGWIDIAIDLVFGAVFLVLIATINLELAAVSLLVCTVFLALRKVTMPLMERLHARSIDAQIERDGTFIGTLVSIDTIKQYGYESAKVAAWANQQAATEVARAKVERMQQMTSVIHEALGHAHSLLLCWLGAKAVLAGDNSVGDLFAFVMYKDLFMNCALRSMERYSGLRILEVEKRRLDDVVHCEQENQVPQGYQGNANPGADPIERLAIENGTFAYGAYETPVFERVSLAIERRGKCAIYGASGCGKSTLLRVLAGLYALDAGRVSVNGIELERVGLSAYRRQVALIAGNEEMLDRSVRDNITLDEELDVERLDGVVAQCGLAEAIRQLPNGYNTLLGAGGVQLSSGQRQRILLARALYRRPEVLLLDEPTTHLDGASRDHIVATITQLQIKCVIATHDPALAGACDQVYTMRDGTLHARGADVRRPA, encoded by the coding sequence ATGAACCAAGCGGACCCCCTATTCGACGAGGCGCTCCCGCGCGAAGCCACGCTGCGCAAGATCGCCCCGGTCATGCAGTCGGAGATGGCCGAATGCGGCCTGGCGTGCCTGGCGATGGTGCTGTCCGCGCACGGCAAGCAAGTCCCGCTGGCCACGCTACGCGCGCGCCACAAGGTCTCGCGCGACGGCCTGTCGCTTTACCAGCTGATCCGGATCGCCAGTGAATACGGCGCGACCGCGCGACCGCTCTCGCTGGGCATGGAGCACCTGCGCCAGCTCCGGCGGCCGGCAATCCTATTCTGGAACAATCACCATTTCGTGGTGCTGGAAGCGGTCCGCCACGACGGCATCGAGATCGTCGACCCGGCAATTGGGCGCCGTCGCTACGGCTGGGGTGAAGCGGCACGCTACTTCAGCGGCGCAGCGCTGGAACTGATTCCCGGTGCGTCGTTCACGCGCGAATCCGCGCCCGCCAGCGCCAAGGCCCAACCGTTCTCGCTCGGCGCACTGTTGCGCGCCAATCCTTGGATCGCGCGCCACCTGGCGCTGCTCGCTGCGCTGGCGATCCTGGTGCAACTGGTGGGCGTGGCCGCGCCCAAGCTGTTCTCGATCACCGTGGACGAGGTGATCGTCAAGAGCGACACCGACCTGCTGTACGTGCTGCTGTACGTGTTCGGCGCGTTCTTCGCCATCAAGTTTGCCGCCGCATCGCTGCGGGTCTGGCTGGAATCGCGCCTGCGCGTGGCGGTGAACCTGGATGCCTCCACCGGGCTGCTCGCCAAGCTGCTGCGCGCGCCCTACGCCTTCTTCGAGCGGCGCAGCGTGGCCGACCTGTTGCGGCGCACCCAGGCGGTGGACATGCTGCACACCAGCCTTATCTCCGGCTGGATAGACATCGCCATCGACTTGGTGTTCGGCGCGGTGTTCCTGGTGCTGATCGCGACCATCAACCTGGAATTGGCCGCAGTGTCGCTGCTGGTCTGCACGGTGTTCCTGGCGCTGCGCAAGGTGACGATGCCGCTCATGGAGCGCCTGCATGCCAGGTCGATCGACGCCCAGATCGAGCGCGACGGTACCTTCATCGGCACCCTGGTGTCGATCGACACGATTAAGCAGTACGGCTACGAGTCAGCCAAGGTCGCGGCCTGGGCCAACCAGCAAGCGGCCACCGAGGTCGCGCGCGCCAAGGTCGAGCGCATGCAGCAGATGACCTCGGTCATCCACGAAGCGCTAGGCCATGCGCATTCGCTGCTGCTGTGCTGGCTGGGCGCTAAGGCGGTGCTGGCTGGCGACAACAGCGTCGGCGACCTGTTTGCGTTCGTCATGTACAAGGACCTGTTCATGAACTGCGCGCTGCGCTCGATGGAGCGCTACTCGGGCCTGCGTATCCTGGAAGTGGAGAAGCGGCGGCTGGATGACGTCGTCCATTGCGAGCAGGAAAACCAGGTGCCGCAGGGCTACCAGGGCAACGCCAACCCTGGCGCGGACCCGATCGAGCGGCTGGCGATCGAGAACGGCACTTTCGCCTACGGCGCCTACGAGACGCCGGTTTTCGAGCGTGTCTCGCTGGCCATCGAAAGGCGCGGCAAATGCGCGATCTATGGCGCGTCCGGCTGCGGCAAGAGCACGCTGCTGCGCGTGCTCGCCGGGCTCTATGCGCTCGACGCCGGGCGGGTGTCGGTGAACGGCATCGAGCTGGAGCGGGTCGGGCTGAGCGCCTACCGGCGCCAGGTCGCACTGATCGCGGGCAACGAGGAGATGCTCGACCGCAGTGTGCGCGACAACATCACCCTCGACGAAGAGCTGGACGTCGAGCGGCTGGACGGCGTGGTGGCGCAATGTGGCCTAGCCGAAGCGATCCGCCAACTACCCAACGGCTACAACACCCTGCTCGGTGCGGGCGGCGTGCAGCTCTCCTCCGGGCAGCGGCAGCGGATCCTGTTGGCGCGCGCGTTGTATCGCCGGCCCGAGGTCCTTCTGCTGGACGAGCCCACCACGCACCTCGACGGAGCCTCTCGCGACCATATCGTCGCCACGATCACGCAGTTGCAGATCAAGTGTGTCATCGCCACGCACGATCCGGCGTTGGCCGGCGCCTGCGACCAGGTGTACACGATGCGCGATGGCACCCTGCACGCGCGCGGCGCCGATGTGCGGCGGCCGGCATGA
- a CDS encoding HlyD family secretion protein, whose protein sequence is MAWRQKRRRATIEAMIELGKIAPRSTLSLAAVAGLVLVLALVLIAVLTHGRYGRTEEVGGYVVTGNIARVGVDRPGFIEQLLVKRSAAVVQGQPLARVRTAESDTLAGAGTASSAASVERFEELLVRIDARIAQARSAHASELRSLQGRLQQLDEETRAHADSRRLLERRVEVSASTRERYQALHRERYVSTAQLEDIDATHDALLQELTANRAAVHALTQRRYELGQARISADSALEAQLTDLVMQRSDIADRLSTAQGRGAFFVFAPAAGTVDTVHVRAGQEVAPGRPIMLLRTGAPSEPFVLLDVPSSAVGMTQVGAPVTLRVDAFPYERFGLLRGRVAHVAPGTTQRREAGGSSDEASYEVRVRLDDASFDRIHPDRLLDGMTVGASVRHEKLSLAQWLFLPVSKGLERRQAHASSAPAEK, encoded by the coding sequence GTGGCGTGGCGCCAAAAACGTCGTCGCGCCACGATTGAAGCCATGATAGAACTCGGAAAGATCGCCCCGCGCTCAACGCTGTCGCTGGCTGCTGTCGCCGGCCTGGTGCTGGTGCTGGCGCTTGTGCTCATAGCGGTGCTGACCCATGGCCGCTACGGCCGCACTGAAGAGGTGGGCGGCTACGTGGTGACCGGCAACATCGCCCGCGTTGGCGTCGACCGCCCTGGATTCATCGAGCAGCTGCTGGTCAAGCGCAGCGCGGCCGTCGTTCAGGGCCAGCCGCTGGCGCGCGTGCGCACCGCCGAATCCGATACGCTGGCCGGCGCCGGCACCGCTTCTTCCGCGGCATCGGTCGAGCGCTTCGAAGAGCTGCTGGTGCGGATCGACGCGCGCATCGCGCAGGCGCGGTCGGCGCACGCATCCGAGTTGCGCAGCTTGCAGGGCCGCCTGCAGCAGCTCGACGAGGAGACGCGCGCGCATGCCGATTCGCGGCGGCTGCTGGAGCGCCGCGTGGAGGTCTCCGCGAGCACGCGCGAGCGCTACCAAGCGCTGCACCGGGAGCGCTACGTTTCCACCGCGCAGCTGGAGGACATCGACGCCACGCACGACGCGTTGCTGCAGGAACTTACCGCGAACCGCGCGGCCGTACATGCGCTGACCCAGCGCCGGTATGAACTGGGCCAGGCGCGGATCAGCGCCGACAGCGCACTCGAGGCCCAGCTGACCGACCTAGTAATGCAGCGCAGCGACATTGCCGATCGGCTCAGCACCGCGCAGGGCCGCGGCGCGTTCTTCGTATTTGCCCCTGCCGCCGGCACCGTGGACACGGTCCATGTACGCGCAGGGCAGGAAGTCGCGCCGGGTCGGCCCATCATGTTGCTGCGCACCGGCGCCCCTTCAGAGCCGTTCGTGCTGCTCGACGTGCCGTCAAGCGCCGTCGGTATGACTCAGGTGGGCGCGCCGGTGACACTGCGCGTGGACGCGTTCCCCTACGAACGCTTTGGGCTGCTGCGCGGACGGGTCGCGCACGTCGCCCCGGGCACCACCCAGCGCCGCGAAGCGGGCGGCTCTTCCGACGAGGCGTCCTACGAAGTGCGGGTCCGGCTCGACGACGCCTCCTTCGACCGTATCCATCCCGATCGCCTGCTCGACGGCATGACCGTCGGCGCGAGCGTCCGACACGAGAAGCTCAGCCTCGCCCAATGGCTGTTCCTGCCAGTAAGCAAGGGCCTGGAGCGCAGGCAGGCGCACGCATCTTCGGCGCCGGCGGAGAAATGA
- a CDS encoding response regulator transcription factor, protein MRVRVILADDHPVVRIGAKALIENSGVADVVAEASGTDELFKALDETVCDVLVTDFSMPGGQQPDGLAMLSYIRRRHPKLPILMLSMANNLGILRLVAAQGVLGLIDKAASLDELPMAIQTVHRGSTYVSRGLKDRIAEIGSEAVTPAGTKAPSPREMEVLRLLATGLTVTQIAAQLHRSVTTISRQKSDAMRKLGIHNDAELFEFLREEGLGG, encoded by the coding sequence ATGCGCGTTCGAGTCATCCTTGCAGACGATCATCCGGTGGTGCGCATCGGCGCCAAGGCGCTGATCGAGAACAGTGGCGTGGCCGACGTGGTCGCCGAGGCCAGCGGCACAGACGAACTCTTCAAGGCGCTGGATGAAACCGTCTGCGACGTTTTGGTCACCGACTTCTCGATGCCCGGCGGGCAGCAGCCGGACGGGCTGGCGATGCTGAGCTACATCCGCCGCCGCCATCCCAAGCTGCCAATCCTGATGCTGAGCATGGCCAACAACCTGGGCATCCTGCGCCTGGTGGCCGCGCAGGGCGTGCTCGGACTGATCGACAAGGCCGCTTCGCTGGATGAGCTACCAATGGCCATTCAGACCGTGCATCGCGGCAGCACCTACGTCAGCCGCGGGCTGAAAGACCGTATCGCCGAGATCGGCAGCGAAGCGGTGACGCCGGCCGGCACCAAGGCTCCGTCGCCACGCGAGATGGAGGTGCTGCGGCTGCTGGCCACCGGTCTGACGGTAACCCAGATCGCCGCGCAGCTCCACCGCAGCGTGACCACGATCAGCCGCCAGAAATCCGATGCGATGCGCAAGCTCGGCATTCACAATGACGCCGAACTGTTCGAGTTCCTGCGCGAGGAAGGGCTGGGCGGCTGA